aggaaaatccctCCCAGATTGAGTTCTCCTTTGACAAATAACTGCCAGCTGCAAATTTTTACAGCCCACTTGTCAGCTACTGAATAAACAGAGTTTATATTAGCGATACTGACAAACTCTTCTGTATATGGAAACTGAGCTAGCAGGTGCTGCTATAATCAAGGTGGCACAGTCCACGAGCAATTTGTATTCAGCAGAAGAAGGGCTATATGTAAATGATTACATACAAATATAAGGAATGATAGAGAAGGTGAAAAATGTGGCTTGTCGCTGTTGTCCTGTGCTTTCCCTACCAGGTGCACCCGGGTAACTCTTTCAGTGTCTGTGCAGGCAATAAAGCCGTAGTCACAGTGCTCCTCAAATAggtttcctttctctttaaaGGTAATTTGACATTGCAGCATTTTGCTGATGCTAAGCAGCAGCCCTTAGGGAAAAAACAGCTGTATATTTAAGTGTGTTAGGAACATGAAGCAgtaaaaagtttttctttcattatccTGATGACAATTTAAGTTCCTCATCACCTGAAAACCAAGAAGAGTTTAAGCATTTGAAAGATTGTTTTGCTGTTCCCATTAATTGGAACTGACTGCGCTATTGACTCATTTATATGGCAGTACTGACAAGTCAGAAgagaaatagctgcagaaactgAGATCTCCAGGAGAATgtggcagattttttttcctttaatgctTGAATGTTACATTGGGTATCACTTTATTTGAGATGcattcttttccatctttcacAGATTAATCCTATGCAGAGCTAAATATCAATGCGGTCAGAACAGATGCAAGCCAGTAAAAAGGGCAGGATTTCACATAGCTGAGCTCTGAAATTTTCAGGATTGGTTTTGGCCTTTGTTTCCTTGTCCTGTATCTCTTCTGACCCACAACTGTGTGAGCTGACACTCGCTCCTTGTCCCTCAACAGCCAGTTAATGCTATTAATTGGTGAAAGGCTTAGTGCAGAAATCAGAGCAGGTGGAAGTAGCTGTGGAccagcagcagcttttcagAGCCTCTCTCATTGATTCTTTTAGTGTGGTTTTCCTGAGAGAAGAAAACTGGTGTACAACCCTGCAATTAGGTCATCTTGGTAACGATCCTCACTTCATTAGCCCTCAGTCGTTAAACTGCAGCGAGAGATCTGGATTCTGGAGAGCTCATTTAGAGTGCCATATCACTGCTGCAATGCTGCTCCCATCCATCCTGCCCAGTGAATGGGTTCTCTGGCTGTGCTTTTAGCCTGCTCCCAGGAACACAAGGCTTCAATACTGGGGCAGCTGTAAGAGCAAGATTGCTCTCTGTGATCTCACATTGAATAGTTTTGTCAGTAACTGTCTTAGATATTGTTTCAAGTGATGCTCTTGTGCTGTTAGAATTATgtggggcttttttgtttgtttgtttttgttggtttggttttgttttaaatccatTCCTGTTTTGCTGTGGAATCAGCACTATTTTGTTGAGTTTCTTTTAGGCTTGTTCCCTCTTTCTAGGActtcagaaatggagaaatcGCATTCAGGTGTAAAACCTTTTGCTGTTGAGCTCTGGGGAAGTAAACTGCAAAGGGGAGCGTTGTGGCAAGGAAATGAAGAGGATGCATTCCATAAATTGATTTGAAGCACATTGCCTCACCTGTGAGCAAATTCATGTATTATCTATGAGAAGGATTTCATTTGAAAGAACTGTTGTGGTTATTTGAAAAAGAGCGCTCAGTGAATTTGTAAAATAATTGTGTGAAAACGGCAGGTTAAGAGGCATCATTTGGAATGTTGCCTCTTTTCTAAGTGAGACTATTTTTAAGCATAATTTGTATAATAAAGACAGCAGAATTTGTTTAATCCATATGAGCTCAGGAATGTATTTTGGAATCTTAACTGAGATGAAGTTGAAAGTCTGCTACGTTTCCAAAAGATAGGGTTTTGTTTACCAGCCTCTGTTTTGTAGTTCTTAAATGACATGGTATAATTTGTTTGCAAACCTCTCTTTTGTCGCTGCCTGATTAACTGCGCAACATAGTTCAACTctattaatatattttgtcaTCTTGAATAAAAGCATACATTTCCTGATATGTTTGTTCTACCTActtatttccttctctcagTATCAGATGAACAATAGTCATGAATTAGTATCGTAGTATTTTCAGCTgcttaaaatgagaaaagtaaaGCTTTATTGAGTGAGACTGCTAAGTTTGTTGAACATTATCTGACTTGCATGTTTTCACTGTGAAGTCTCCCAGTCTCACTTGGCTGATTAACTTCCCAATTTTTTGTATGAAGATATGCACTCGgtattttttggttttgaaagaaatagtactaatttctgctgttcttattttatcatcatttttattGTCATCATCTAAGTAGTTTTAAAACTTGAATGTAACCCATTATTGGGTTGCATTGCCTCTAGTCACAAACTGGAGGCTTTCAGGACTTTTTGCTGTAATGGAAAGTTGGAATATTTCAGTCTGCTTTCTGATGTAAATACTGTGACTCAACTATGGTTGTGTGTAAACAGTCCAAACCATTTAAGAAGCTTAGATATGTTTGAGAGTAAAACTTGGAAATCCAAGTAGGATAACATCGTGGACCCAAAGCTTAACATAGAAATGTCCGTACTTTCCCCAAGGAAGTCCATTACCAAAGTCTTACAGCATAATATCCAAAGCTGTTGAAAGCAGAAATGTCTTTACCCTCAGGTTTGCAGCTAAATAAGGGACAGCATCTAATCAGAGACAATTTTTCCCcttattcatatttatttttgtcttttgtatcTAACTTATGGTCCCTTAAGAGCCCCTTGCGATGCGCAGCCTCTTTCTTGGCCATTCATCTTAGCACTCTTACTTACGTGCATTCAACTCCCAAACTGCATAAAAGGGAACCTTCTATCTTCAAGAAAATATATCACAGTGTTCAGTTGATGCTGTTTTTATTGATCAGATTACAGAAAGGTGGCTCTACAAAGTGATATGCATTTCTCAGAGAAGCAAGAGAATGGAAATGGGAACCCCTTTGCCAACAGTGCACCCTAAGGTACTTGATGCTGCCCAGGTGGCAGCTCGACTGCAGGTCCTCAGCTGAGCCTGGTTCGGAGCCATCTCTTCTTCTTGTCCGTAGCCTCAAACTGTTTCTCCTCCCACAAGTTCTTGTTGCAGATCCCAATCACGCAGCACGCCAGACGTTTGccagcatttccattttccagacTGGCCTTGTTATTGCCCTTGCCCATGTCATCTTCCTGCTCGTGGATCACAATGGCTCTGCCCAGGATGGAGTACGGACCAAACATTGTGGCGAAGAGATTGGATTTGTATTTTCTGATTTTGCCATCTTTAGGAGAAAAGTTGCCAAAGTCCCCCGGGTGGCGGGGGTGGTTCACTCTGAAGGGGTTGTAGTGTCCTCCCGTGGAGTCACAGCCGTTGCTGAGATCTCCGAGCTCGTGGATGTGTATAGCTCTGCCAGACTGGTTGTTATCCAGTGGAAACCCATCCAAGTGAAAAATGGCTTCTAATCTTCCTTGTGAGTAATGCTGTCTGAATAAGACTTGTCCAGTCACTTGTGGCTTGTCAGCACCTATTTTGGAGCTGGGCTTCATTTCACAGGTGGCGTAGGTCAGCCCATCAGTCTCATTATCAGCCATCACTGGATAGAGCAAGCTCTGCCAGAGGTCATTCACTTTTCTCTGTACATCATGAAGTGATGCACAGCTTGGATCGGCTCCTGTTTCTGTCACGACACCAGCGGCAGACAGGGCCAGTCCAGTGAccagagaaagaagcagaagcatCCTGGTAACTGAGAGCCTGCAAAACCTGCAAGGAGCCAGAAAGAGTCAGGGGCTTTTTGCAGCCTGGGGGCAGCATGCTGGGACACAGTAGAGCAGCTGAGCAAATCCCTGTGGGCTGCTACTTTCTACATCTAGCCAACACATTGAATGGAGACCAAATCAAAACACACGCACACTTATTCAACTGTATGTCAACTGTTTACAGTTGACAGCcatgccttaaaaaaaaatagcagttattctgtattttatgcTAGATATTAACCTTAAAAACTGCCTCTCTTTCCCAGCAGAAACCAAGTAATACGAAGCATTGCTTAATCTGTTTTTGAGTTTGTACAGAGGCTTTTCTCCTATTACAAAGTCCAGCAAGACCGCTTGCCAGGAGGCTCATTTTGGTCCACCTACTGCCATGCTGGCTAAGAGTTCAGCACGACAAACAAAAAGTAACAACCAAGGAGCGGTtacctgcctgcagcactgctcggCAGCAGCCCTGCGACTCCACTCCCTCGCGGCGAGGTGGGATCGGACACAACCGGAGCTGCGTGGGGCTGATGTGAGCGGGAGCGTTGTTTGTGAGTTGGGTAACGGCGTACAGGGGAGGGGTCACCGGCTGTGCTGTGGGAGGGACAGAGGGAACCAAGAGTTTGTCTTGGGCAGGCTAAGCTGCTTATCCTTGCTCTGTGAGCCTGGGGAGGAAACTGGccaaaacacaaggaaaaaaagttaccGAGTGTTAAAGCAGCTTTCCCTTCGATGTCCATGTGAGTGTGGCACTGAGTGCCCTTCTGCACAGCGAGCAGCAtcagggcagggctgggagctctgGTACTGGTCGTCACGTCACAGA
Above is a window of Meleagris gallopavo isolate NT-WF06-2002-E0010 breed Aviagen turkey brand Nicholas breeding stock chromosome 4, Turkey_5.1, whole genome shotgun sequence DNA encoding:
- the SOD3 gene encoding extracellular superoxide dismutase [Cu-Zn] isoform X1; the encoded protein is MKKWKYKPLCDVTTSTRAPSPALMLLAVQKGTQCHTHMDIEGKAALTLGNFFSLCFGQFPPQAHRARISSLACPRQTLGSLCPSHSTAGDPSPVRRYPTHKQRSRSHQPHAAPVVSDPTSPRGSGVAGLLPSSAAGRFCRLSVTRMLLLLSLVTGLALSAAGVVTETGADPSCASLHDVQRKVNDLWQSLLYPVMADNETDGLTYATCEMKPSSKIGADKPQVTGQVLFRQHYSQGRLEAIFHLDGFPLDNNQSGRAIHIHELGDLSNGCDSTGGHYNPFRVNHPRHPGDFGNFSPKDGKIRKYKSNLFATMFGPYSILGRAIVIHEQEDDMGKGNNKASLENGNAGKRLACCVIGICNKNLWEEKQFEATDKKKRWLRTRLS
- the SOD3 gene encoding extracellular superoxide dismutase [Cu-Zn] isoform X2 encodes the protein MLLLLSLVTGLALSAAGVVTETGADPSCASLHDVQRKVNDLWQSLLYPVMADNETDGLTYATCEMKPSSKIGADKPQVTGQVLFRQHYSQGRLEAIFHLDGFPLDNNQSGRAIHIHELGDLSNGCDSTGGHYNPFRVNHPRHPGDFGNFSPKDGKIRKYKSNLFATMFGPYSILGRAIVIHEQEDDMGKGNNKASLENGNAGKRLACCVIGICNKNLWEEKQFEATDKKKRWLRTRLS